From Gimesia panareensis, the proteins below share one genomic window:
- a CDS encoding DUF1559 domain-containing protein — MFFSQNHRRVRRGFTLIELLVVIAIIAILIALLLPAVQQAREAARRSTCKNSLKQIGLALYNYHDTHSTYPPGYIARGVVSTDPASSETGSGFAWGVMLLPFLDQAPLYNQLNLNLDATVSPNIGLANQKVPIFRCPSDTNQGVFSVTDGSNTYQLSSANYVGVFGYGSLTLAPGNPEQKGILYRNSNVRVRDVIDGTSNTIVAGERSYQHQFVGVTNVIQADSTWYAAIPNVTRPAGMTMASMTEGPASLILGHVGQSAPMAMHHPPNTTNHIANFSSKHEGGAHFLLGDGAVRFLSENMSYQIFQNLGMIADGNPIGEF, encoded by the coding sequence ATGTTTTTTTCACAAAACCATCGCCGCGTCCGACGTGGCTTCACCCTCATTGAACTTCTGGTGGTCATTGCCATCATTGCCATCCTGATCGCGTTACTCCTGCCCGCTGTACAGCAGGCCCGGGAAGCGGCTCGCCGCTCCACCTGTAAAAACAGCCTCAAACAGATCGGTCTGGCACTCTATAACTATCACGACACCCACAGCACCTATCCTCCCGGATACATCGCCCGGGGCGTGGTCAGCACTGATCCCGCCTCTTCGGAAACCGGGTCCGGATTTGCCTGGGGAGTCATGCTGCTGCCCTTCCTGGACCAGGCCCCCCTGTACAATCAGCTCAACCTGAATCTGGACGCCACCGTGTCTCCGAATATCGGCCTGGCCAACCAGAAGGTCCCGATCTTCCGCTGCCCCAGCGACACCAACCAGGGGGTCTTTTCTGTCACCGACGGCTCGAACACCTACCAGCTCTCCTCAGCGAATTACGTAGGAGTCTTTGGATATGGTAGCCTGACTTTGGCCCCGGGAAACCCCGAACAGAAAGGGATCCTCTATCGGAACAGTAACGTCAGAGTCCGCGACGTCATCGATGGCACCTCGAATACGATTGTTGCCGGCGAGCGTTCGTACCAGCACCAGTTTGTGGGTGTCACGAACGTGATTCAGGCTGATTCCACCTGGTACGCGGCCATCCCCAACGTCACCCGGCCGGCAGGGATGACCATGGCTTCCATGACGGAAGGCCCCGCCTCTCTGATCCTGGGCCATGTCGGACAGTCGGCTCCGATGGCCATGCACCATCCGCCGAATACCACCAACCATATCGCCAACTTCTCCAGCAAGCATGAAGGGGGAGCTCACTTCCTGCTGGGCGATGGTGCGGTCCGGTTCCTCAGTGAGAATATGAGCTACCAGATTTTCCAGAACCTGGGAATGATCGCCGATGGCAACCCGATCGGCGAGTTTTAA